In Salisediminibacterium beveridgei, one DNA window encodes the following:
- a CDS encoding (2Fe-2S) ferredoxin domain-containing protein encodes MENTAHHLLVCQGKNCRKEGAKAVYKAIQKEVDQRELKKAVQVTKTKCLEQCKGKCVAVDYPEGTWYRNLTPSDSKDLLDSMMARDVNRDLAGHILKNGTFKKVK; translated from the coding sequence TTGGAAAATACGGCACATCATTTGCTCGTTTGTCAGGGGAAAAATTGCAGAAAAGAAGGTGCAAAAGCAGTCTATAAAGCGATCCAAAAAGAAGTGGACCAAAGAGAGCTGAAAAAGGCGGTTCAAGTAACAAAAACAAAATGTCTTGAGCAGTGTAAAGGAAAATGTGTAGCGGTTGATTACCCCGAAGGAACATGGTATCGTAATCTTACACCAAGCGATTCCAAGGATCTGCTTGACTCGATGATGGCCCGTGACGTGAACAGAGACCTTGCCGGACATATACTGAAAAATGGCACATTCAAGAAAGTGAAATAA
- the dapF gene encoding diaminopimelate epimerase produces MKGVEKMELEMIKCHGSGNDFIIIDEINGHVVDSEEERVSLSQILCDRNGPVGSDGILFVQESEACDARMRMFNTDGSEAEMCGNGLRCVARYAVEKTGRTQLVIETMKANLSVRQTEELYPGLATFEVAIEPVSLNPATLPLKTMDNPHIEAPITDLDPTLAFTALSVPNPHVVATVNQVPYPDAEKIGRRANEMKNLFPNGVNVSFMKTLGKNRIFVQTYERGVGLTNACGTAMSASSLVSVLTSGNETGEVISVFNPGGMVQTLIDFEDDTYRIKLRGNATYDYRASIHVSLNDRSVKVDSQNVNEDEQRLYEKVAEDAARLAESAI; encoded by the coding sequence GTGAAAGGGGTTGAAAAAATGGAGTTGGAAATGATCAAATGCCATGGTTCTGGCAATGATTTTATCATCATTGATGAAATAAATGGTCATGTTGTGGATTCGGAAGAGGAACGAGTGAGCTTATCACAAATCCTCTGCGATAGAAATGGTCCCGTTGGTTCTGATGGCATTCTTTTTGTTCAGGAAAGTGAGGCATGTGATGCCCGCATGCGCATGTTTAATACAGATGGCAGTGAAGCGGAAATGTGTGGAAACGGACTTCGCTGTGTGGCGAGATATGCGGTTGAGAAAACAGGGCGAACGCAGCTTGTGATCGAAACGATGAAAGCCAATTTATCCGTCCGGCAAACAGAAGAGTTGTATCCGGGTCTCGCAACTTTCGAAGTTGCCATTGAACCTGTTTCATTGAATCCGGCAACACTTCCTTTAAAGACGATGGACAATCCGCATATTGAAGCGCCGATTACGGATCTTGACCCGACATTGGCATTCACGGCACTGAGTGTACCGAACCCTCATGTGGTGGCTACAGTGAATCAAGTGCCATATCCAGATGCTGAAAAAATCGGGCGACGTGCAAATGAAATGAAGAATTTGTTTCCAAACGGTGTCAATGTGAGCTTCATGAAGACACTCGGGAAAAACCGGATATTTGTTCAAACTTACGAACGGGGCGTTGGATTAACGAATGCCTGTGGTACTGCGATGTCGGCATCGAGCCTGGTATCAGTTCTCACATCAGGAAATGAGACTGGAGAAGTGATCTCGGTTTTTAATCCGGGAGGGATGGTCCAGACGCTGATTGATTTCGAAGACGATACCTATCGGATCAAACTTCGCGGAAATGCCACCTATGACTACCGTGCATCGATCCATGTCAGTTTGAATGATAGAAGTGTTAAAGTCGATTCACAAAATGTTAACGAAGATGAGCAAAGACTTTATGAAAAAGTGGCTGAAGATGCTGCAAGACTTGCTGAATCGGCAATATAA
- a CDS encoding aldo/keto reductase has translation MTDVRLNNGLKMPQLGFGVWQVENEEAVPAVIHAVKTGYTAIDTAMIYKNEEGVGRAIKECGVPREDLFITTKVWNADQGYEQTLKAFDESLERLGLDYVDLYLIHWPTPEFDDYVDTYKAMEKLYHDRKVKAIGVCNFDIDHLEKLKKECTIRPVVNQVECHPFLQQRELKNYLDQEDIYLEAWSPLMQGGDVLNHSTVTSLSEKHAKTPAQVIIRWHIQRGHIVIPKSVTPSRIEENFDVFGFELTDEDMLAIEALDRGERKGPEPKDMNVR, from the coding sequence ATGACTGATGTACGATTGAATAATGGCCTCAAAATGCCTCAACTCGGTTTTGGTGTGTGGCAGGTAGAGAACGAAGAGGCAGTTCCTGCAGTCATTCATGCAGTTAAAACCGGCTATACAGCCATCGACACTGCCATGATCTACAAAAATGAAGAAGGTGTCGGGCGTGCCATTAAGGAATGCGGTGTTCCCCGTGAAGACCTGTTTATCACCACAAAGGTCTGGAACGCTGACCAAGGGTATGAACAGACTCTGAAAGCCTTTGATGAAAGTTTGGAGCGGTTGGGCCTTGATTATGTGGACTTGTATCTGATTCATTGGCCGACCCCTGAATTTGATGACTATGTGGATACCTACAAGGCAATGGAAAAACTCTACCACGATCGCAAAGTCAAAGCCATCGGCGTCTGTAATTTCGACATCGACCATTTAGAAAAATTAAAAAAAGAATGCACCATCCGCCCTGTCGTCAATCAAGTGGAGTGTCATCCGTTCCTGCAGCAGCGTGAATTGAAAAATTATCTTGATCAAGAAGACATCTATCTCGAAGCCTGGAGTCCTTTAATGCAAGGTGGGGACGTACTCAATCACAGCACGGTGACCAGCTTGTCAGAGAAACACGCGAAAACTCCGGCACAGGTGATCATTCGTTGGCATATCCAGCGCGGGCACATCGTGATACCTAAATCGGTGACGCCATCGAGAATTGAAGAAAATTTTGACGTCTTTGGTTTCGAACTCACGGATGAAGATATGCTCGCCATCGAAGCACTCGACCGCGGAGAACGAAAAGGACCCGAGCCTAAGGATATGAATGTCAGGTAA
- a CDS encoding lipoate--protein ligase → MKYIDNENVHDPRVNLAIEEYALRHLPIDDTYLLFYVNEPCIIVGKNQNTAEEINRDYVEENNVHVVRRLSGGGAVYQDKGNLNFSFITKDDGDSFSNFKKFTQPVIDTLKKLGVDAQLSGRNDIHAGDRKISGNAQYTTKGRMFSHGTLLLDSDIEQVVMALNVSDEKIRSKGIKSIRSRVANINEFLDHKMNVDELKKAILEFVFAEGDVETQQLTEEDWEGIHKISKERYQNWDWNYGKNPKFDLHRSKKFDAGLIDIRMNVKGNVITDVKIFGDFFGVGEVADVEDLLKDVRYEEKAIHEALQDLDMTHYFGRVSKEELIELIY, encoded by the coding sequence ATGAAATATATTGATAACGAAAATGTCCACGATCCACGGGTGAATCTGGCGATTGAAGAATACGCCCTTCGTCATCTTCCGATTGATGACACGTACTTATTGTTTTATGTGAATGAGCCTTGCATCATTGTCGGAAAAAATCAAAATACTGCAGAAGAAATCAATCGTGACTACGTGGAAGAGAATAATGTTCATGTAGTGCGGCGCTTGTCCGGAGGCGGGGCCGTTTACCAGGATAAAGGCAACTTGAATTTCAGTTTCATTACGAAAGATGACGGAGACAGTTTCTCGAACTTCAAAAAATTCACACAGCCTGTGATTGATACCCTGAAGAAGCTCGGTGTGGACGCGCAACTGAGTGGCCGAAATGATATCCATGCAGGCGATAGAAAAATCTCAGGAAATGCACAATATACCACAAAGGGTCGGATGTTCAGTCATGGCACGCTGCTTCTTGATTCAGACATTGAACAAGTCGTCATGGCATTGAATGTAAGTGATGAGAAAATTCGTTCCAAGGGTATTAAATCGATTCGCAGCCGGGTGGCTAACATCAACGAATTTCTTGATCATAAGATGAATGTTGACGAATTGAAGAAAGCGATTCTCGAATTTGTATTTGCTGAAGGCGATGTGGAAACACAACAATTAACAGAAGAAGATTGGGAGGGAATCCATAAAATTTCCAAAGAACGCTATCAAAATTGGGACTGGAACTACGGAAAGAATCCGAAATTTGATTTGCACCGGTCGAAGAAATTTGATGCAGGACTGATTGATATTCGCATGAATGTCAAAGGTAATGTAATCACAGATGTGAAGATCTTTGGCGATTTCTTTGGCGTGGGTGAAGTCGCTGACGTGGAGGATTTGCTGAAAGATGTACGTTATGAGGAAAAAGCAATACATGAAGCACTTCAGGATCTGGATATGACACATTATTTCGGTCGAGTATCGAAAGAAGAGCTTATTGAATTGATTTACTGA
- a CDS encoding phosphatase PAP2 family protein → MTELRILQEITQYQNDFFNTFARIFTFIGNEEFYFLMIPFVYWTLSRRIGFSLFYVFLLSAFVNSFIKITMAIPRPVGTEGIESIFVESAEVGSHYPNDAFPSGHAQGSSALWTYLALVVRHPLFTGFAVLLVLAISFSRLYTGLHWPSDVIAGLVIGVAIAISGYFIFLRIHKIPAIVFLIAAILIPAGMLWLLPETEGFQYGGILIGATLGFVFQLMWLPELTETSWLRKIIAFILGIVITFSLQSGLKIVFPDPLIFEALRYAILGIWITYFAPALFLFLRLNRQKQSIHFP, encoded by the coding sequence ATGACTGAACTACGGATCCTGCAGGAAATCACACAGTACCAAAACGATTTTTTCAATACGTTCGCCAGGATTTTTACTTTTATTGGGAATGAAGAGTTTTATTTCTTGATGATTCCGTTTGTCTATTGGACTCTGTCGAGACGGATCGGTTTTTCCTTATTTTATGTGTTCTTATTATCTGCTTTCGTCAATTCGTTTATCAAGATCACGATGGCGATCCCCAGACCTGTCGGTACAGAGGGGATTGAGAGTATATTTGTGGAATCCGCCGAAGTTGGGAGTCATTATCCGAATGACGCCTTTCCAAGTGGACACGCCCAGGGATCTTCCGCTCTCTGGACGTATCTTGCTTTGGTTGTTCGACACCCCTTGTTTACAGGATTCGCCGTCTTACTCGTCCTTGCCATTTCGTTCTCCCGCCTTTATACAGGCCTGCACTGGCCGAGTGATGTAATAGCGGGTCTCGTCATCGGTGTCGCTATAGCCATCAGCGGTTATTTCATCTTCTTACGAATCCATAAAATACCTGCGATCGTATTTCTCATTGCCGCAATATTGATTCCTGCGGGAATGCTCTGGTTACTTCCTGAAACAGAAGGGTTTCAATATGGTGGCATCCTAATTGGGGCAACACTGGGTTTTGTTTTTCAACTCATGTGGTTACCTGAACTCACGGAAACCTCCTGGCTCAGAAAGATCATCGCATTCATCCTCGGGATCGTGATCACGTTCTCCCTGCAGTCAGGTCTTAAGATCGTCTTTCCTGATCCACTTATATTTGAAGCGCTCAGATACGCGATCCTCGGCATATGGATCACATATTTTGCTCCTGCATTGTTTTTATTTCTCCGATTAAACAGACAAAAGCAGTCCATTCATTTTCCGTGA
- the deoD gene encoding purine-nucleoside phosphorylase — translation MSVHIGAKKGDIAESILLPGDPLRAKYIAENFLEDITLYNEVRGMYGYTGTYKGKRVSVQGTGMGVPSISIYAHELINDYGVKNLIRVGTCGAIQKDVKVRDVIIGMSASSNSGVNQHLFNGIDFAPTADFDLLKKAYDGAMNRDMNVKVGNVFTSDIFYNEDETLIPNLAKHQVLAVEMESSALYTIAAKFGVKALSVLTVSDHILTGEETTSQERQETFNDMIYVALDAAIAD, via the coding sequence ATGAGTGTTCACATTGGTGCAAAAAAAGGTGATATTGCAGAATCAATCCTGCTGCCTGGGGATCCGCTGCGAGCGAAATACATTGCCGAAAATTTTCTTGAAGACATTACACTTTATAATGAAGTACGAGGAATGTACGGGTATACGGGCACTTACAAAGGAAAGCGCGTATCTGTACAGGGAACGGGAATGGGTGTACCATCCATTTCAATTTATGCGCATGAATTGATAAACGATTATGGTGTAAAGAATCTCATTCGTGTCGGGACATGCGGTGCTATTCAAAAAGATGTAAAAGTCCGTGACGTCATCATCGGAATGAGTGCCTCTTCTAACAGCGGGGTAAATCAGCACCTCTTTAACGGTATTGACTTCGCGCCGACTGCAGACTTCGACCTTTTGAAAAAGGCCTACGATGGTGCGATGAATCGGGATATGAACGTCAAAGTGGGTAATGTCTTCACGAGCGATATTTTCTATAATGAAGATGAGACCTTGATTCCAAATCTCGCAAAACACCAGGTGCTTGCCGTGGAGATGGAATCATCTGCACTGTATACGATTGCAGCCAAATTCGGCGTAAAAGCCTTATCGGTCCTGACGGTCAGTGACCATATTCTGACGGGTGAAGAAACAACGTCCCAAGAACGTCAGGAAACGTTTAATGATATGATCTATGTTGCCCTCGATGCAGCCATTGCCGACTGA
- a CDS encoding redoxin domain-containing protein, which translates to MNRNSPLPDLSKAQEWFNGNETIVKQHPEKMILVHFWSVSCILCKKDFPELNQLKEDFADDVVTIAVHMPRKEIDYDRTRILSDLNDFNISQPCILDQDQTITGFFENRFVPAYYLFDRSGKLRHFQAGGRGIAMLKRRISRIASQT; encoded by the coding sequence ATGAATCGAAACAGCCCCTTGCCTGATTTGTCAAAAGCACAGGAGTGGTTCAACGGCAATGAAACAATCGTAAAACAGCATCCTGAAAAAATGATTCTGGTCCACTTCTGGTCTGTCAGCTGCATTCTTTGCAAAAAAGATTTCCCGGAATTGAATCAGTTAAAAGAGGATTTTGCTGATGATGTAGTAACCATTGCAGTTCATATGCCAAGGAAAGAAATCGATTACGACCGGACACGGATCCTCAGTGATCTGAATGACTTCAACATCAGTCAGCCATGCATTCTTGATCAGGATCAGACGATCACCGGTTTTTTTGAAAATCGCTTCGTGCCTGCTTATTATCTGTTTGATCGATCCGGGAAACTCCGTCACTTCCAGGCCGGCGGACGCGGAATCGCTATGCTCAAACGGCGTATCAGTCGCATCGCGTCACAAACATAA
- a CDS encoding peroxiredoxin: MTDKRMVGKQAPRFELDAILPDQSFGKVSLEMIMKEDKWTLLFFYPMNFSTVCPTEIIAFSDAYDSFKELNTEIVGISTDTIHSHKAWTSMDRDNKGIGSLAYPLAADPSHHVSKEYGVLVEEEGINLRGLYIISPVGELLYAQVNHHDIGRSIPHTLMTLQALQTDGLCPANWQPGDETL, translated from the coding sequence ATGACAGATAAACGTATGGTTGGTAAACAAGCCCCGAGGTTCGAACTGGATGCGATATTACCGGATCAGTCATTTGGGAAAGTGAGTCTTGAAATGATTATGAAGGAGGATAAGTGGACCCTTTTGTTTTTTTACCCAATGAATTTCTCCACTGTTTGCCCGACAGAAATCATTGCTTTCAGTGATGCTTATGATTCTTTCAAAGAGCTCAACACAGAAATCGTTGGCATCTCAACGGATACAATACACAGTCACAAAGCCTGGACCTCGATGGACCGGGACAACAAAGGAATTGGATCCTTGGCGTACCCTCTCGCAGCTGATCCCAGTCACCATGTATCTAAAGAATATGGTGTGCTGGTTGAAGAAGAAGGCATCAATCTGAGGGGGTTATACATTATCAGTCCGGTAGGTGAGCTGCTGTATGCTCAGGTCAACCACCATGATATTGGACGAAGTATTCCGCATACATTGATGACTCTCCAGGCGCTTCAGACTGACGGTTTATGCCCTGCCAACTGGCAGCCCGGTGACGAAACGCTGTGA
- a CDS encoding CBS domain-containing protein, with amino-acid sequence MRVILSHTNLDFDGFASMLAAKKLFPDAALVLPSKLSAEVDHFFAIYKDTFPYTRNNHLNWSVVTEVILVDTNAVERTGNFHEYIPEEAEFRVFDHHPESVGSVKAIESQIEQVGATITLLTERIRSANMELSPFEATVFALGAYSDTGSFTYPHTTARDLAAASYFLEQGANLRVVDQFREPPLKEDQQNLFQILLDEMQTESVDGLIVCIAHHEQTFYTGHLATVTSKLLQVTGADAMIAIVTMGNKTFITTRAQSERIDLLPLVKQFDGGGHHQAAAANVDQTSAVLLLAQIKNQLHHIILPALTAKDMMSTPVRVIAPDTTIETASKMLYRYGHTGFPVVENDRITGIISRRDVDKALHHQLGHAPVKGYMSRNPITISKDTTIEEIRELMIEDQVGRLPVMDGNQLAGIVSRSDVIRAMHGKKVMNFSSLTGSSVPMKRQLTQTMRKKMPEDLFQLLTMIGKTAAQINMSAYLIGGMVRDLLLEHSNEDMDIVVEGDGITLAAKLQEIYGGQIRTHHEFRTATWKHPAGFKIDLTSARTEYYDFPAALPKVELSTIKEDLYRRDFTINAMGICISPDEFGDLLDYFHGYEDLNQGRIRTLYNLSFVEDPTRILRAIRFESRFQFEMDEQTADLAIQSANNLMSVSKSRQAAELSRMFYEENPLASFERMRDLGITSFILKSKVSNQLIIKRIKAMNGFKNLFDEVQKPFESHIWLGYVMMFYKDVLEESHHIEGYASRKYERKLFYDVLRLIPLVTNIRSDYSISDLHVQFAGSTDEAISVSCSHLLSEHTEMVKNYLNRRASISFELTGQDLIREGYTPSPDFKKMLFDAACQQLEYPESTKDELIQHIQSQENKE; translated from the coding sequence ATGCGCGTGATATTATCCCACACTAACCTTGATTTTGACGGCTTTGCTTCGATGCTGGCCGCAAAAAAACTGTTCCCGGATGCAGCACTGGTTCTGCCTTCCAAACTGTCTGCTGAAGTCGATCACTTTTTCGCAATTTATAAAGACACTTTTCCATATACAAGGAATAATCATTTGAATTGGTCCGTAGTTACTGAAGTGATCCTTGTCGATACCAATGCCGTTGAACGAACTGGGAACTTTCATGAGTACATACCTGAAGAAGCAGAATTCCGTGTCTTTGATCATCACCCGGAATCAGTTGGCTCCGTAAAGGCGATCGAATCTCAAATCGAACAGGTCGGTGCAACCATTACATTGTTAACTGAAAGGATCCGATCCGCCAACATGGAACTTTCTCCTTTTGAAGCGACTGTATTTGCTCTCGGAGCTTATTCAGATACAGGATCATTCACGTATCCTCATACTACCGCAAGAGATTTGGCAGCAGCAAGCTACTTCCTGGAACAAGGTGCCAATTTAAGGGTCGTGGATCAGTTCCGCGAACCGCCGCTCAAAGAAGATCAGCAGAATTTATTTCAAATTCTTCTTGATGAAATGCAAACGGAATCTGTCGACGGTCTGATCGTTTGTATCGCCCATCATGAACAAACATTTTACACCGGTCACCTGGCCACTGTCACATCCAAACTCCTGCAAGTCACTGGTGCAGACGCCATGATTGCTATTGTTACGATGGGTAACAAAACCTTTATTACCACAAGAGCACAGTCAGAGCGCATTGACTTGCTCCCGTTGGTCAAACAGTTTGATGGCGGGGGGCATCATCAGGCTGCTGCTGCAAACGTCGACCAAACGAGCGCGGTTTTGCTTTTGGCTCAAATCAAGAATCAACTCCATCACATCATCTTGCCTGCATTGACAGCAAAGGACATGATGTCGACGCCCGTAAGAGTCATTGCACCGGACACCACCATAGAAACAGCTTCAAAAATGTTATACCGCTATGGACACACAGGTTTTCCTGTCGTAGAAAACGACAGGATTACCGGGATCATTTCCAGGCGTGATGTGGATAAAGCACTCCACCATCAGCTTGGACATGCACCAGTAAAAGGATATATGAGCCGAAATCCGATTACGATATCGAAAGATACCACCATTGAAGAAATCCGTGAACTGATGATTGAAGATCAGGTGGGCAGGCTTCCTGTTATGGATGGAAATCAATTAGCCGGTATTGTTTCACGTTCTGATGTGATCCGGGCCATGCACGGAAAAAAGGTGATGAATTTTTCATCCTTGACCGGATCTTCCGTTCCTATGAAGCGGCAATTAACCCAAACCATGCGTAAAAAAATGCCTGAAGATCTGTTTCAATTACTCACAATGATCGGCAAAACGGCAGCACAGATCAACATGTCTGCTTATTTAATCGGAGGTATGGTCAGAGACCTTCTGCTCGAACACTCAAACGAAGACATGGACATCGTCGTAGAAGGAGATGGCATCACACTTGCTGCTAAACTACAAGAAATCTACGGTGGACAAATCCGGACGCACCATGAATTTCGCACAGCTACGTGGAAACACCCTGCCGGTTTCAAGATTGACCTGACCAGTGCCCGGACAGAATATTACGATTTTCCAGCTGCACTGCCCAAAGTTGAGTTATCAACGATTAAAGAAGATTTGTACCGAAGAGATTTCACCATTAATGCCATGGGTATCTGTATCAGTCCCGATGAGTTCGGTGATCTTCTTGACTACTTTCATGGCTATGAAGACCTTAATCAGGGACGGATACGTACACTGTACAATTTGAGTTTCGTTGAAGACCCTACGCGGATCCTTCGTGCTATTCGTTTTGAGAGCCGTTTCCAGTTTGAAATGGATGAACAAACTGCAGATTTGGCCATTCAGTCCGCTAACAATCTGATGTCAGTATCAAAATCCCGCCAGGCTGCGGAGCTGTCACGAATGTTCTATGAAGAAAATCCGCTTGCATCCTTTGAACGGATGAGAGATCTGGGCATCACTTCATTTATTCTGAAAAGTAAAGTCAGTAACCAACTGATTATAAAAAGAATCAAAGCAATGAACGGCTTCAAGAACCTGTTTGATGAAGTACAAAAACCATTTGAGAGTCACATTTGGCTTGGCTATGTGATGATGTTTTACAAAGATGTGCTTGAGGAAAGCCATCACATCGAAGGCTATGCGTCGCGAAAATATGAGCGGAAACTATTTTATGATGTCCTCCGTTTAATCCCTTTAGTGACAAACATCCGCTCTGACTATTCGATATCTGACCTGCATGTACAATTTGCCGGTTCTACAGATGAAGCTATCTCTGTATCCTGTTCCCATTTACTTTCTGAACACACGGAAATGGTCAAGAACTATTTGAATCGGCGTGCATCCATTTCATTTGAACTCACTGGACAAGATCTGATCCGTGAAGGATATACCCCTTCCCCAGACTTTAAAAAAATGCTGTTTGATGCAGCATGTCAGCAGTTAGAGTATCCTGAGAGCACAAAAGACGAATTGATTCAGCATATTCAATCTCAAGAAAATAAGGAGTGA
- the pssA gene encoding CDP-diacylglycerol--serine O-phosphatidyltransferase: MILLQHLVDNTFRRVRSQTANLLTILNLGLGTMAILFVMQGQLGITVALIVVAAVFDRFDGKVARKLNIESEMGKQLDSLCDLISFGLAPALLIYQSTLHSFGVAGSLATVIFIACGAIRLARFNISDHKGYFVGLPITAGGCILTITYLLEGVIEPHVFMFIILTLSVLMISSFSVKKA; encoded by the coding sequence TTGATCTTACTACAACATCTTGTTGACAATACATTCAGGCGTGTACGAAGTCAAACAGCGAATCTTTTGACCATCTTAAACCTGGGTCTTGGAACGATGGCGATTCTCTTTGTCATGCAGGGCCAGCTTGGTATTACCGTTGCTTTGATCGTCGTCGCTGCTGTTTTTGACCGGTTTGATGGCAAGGTAGCACGAAAACTCAATATTGAATCCGAAATGGGCAAGCAGCTTGATTCGCTTTGCGACCTGATATCGTTTGGACTGGCTCCCGCACTTTTAATTTATCAGTCAACATTGCACAGTTTCGGCGTCGCTGGGTCGTTGGCAACAGTGATATTTATTGCATGCGGTGCCATCAGACTGGCCAGATTTAATATTTCTGATCACAAAGGTTACTTTGTCGGTCTTCCGATTACTGCCGGTGGTTGTATTTTGACAATCACTTATCTGCTTGAAGGAGTAATTGAACCACATGTCTTCATGTTTATTATTCTAACATTATCTGTCCTGATGATCAGTTCTTTCAGCGTGAAAAAAGCATAA
- the asd gene encoding archaetidylserine decarboxylase (Phosphatidylserine decarboxylase is synthesized as a single chain precursor. Generation of the pyruvoyl active site from a Ser is coupled to cleavage of a Gly-Ser bond between the larger (beta) and smaller (alpha chains). It is an integral membrane protein.), translated as MKKTVYRTIMTLLTSRNVSNALRAYTLSKYSRPLIKPFAKWIKFNQEESQKKLADFESLSAIFTRQLKEGARPVASGRNIIVSPADGVLTASGKMMGDDAVFQVKGSSYSLKELIGKEELLRAFTHGSFAVIYLAPHNYHRVHAPVSGDRLRSYALGCRSEPVNRWGLTYGRNPLSGNYRLITEVATDFGQSAVIKVGAVNVNSIQLTAFDRLIEKGDEMGFFSFGSTVILLFESQYIDWIEQGEDLNIPVLTGERIGQVMGE; from the coding sequence ATGAAAAAGACAGTATACAGAACAATAATGACTTTGTTGACATCAAGAAATGTTTCGAATGCCTTGCGTGCCTATACCTTGTCCAAATACAGCAGACCATTGATAAAACCATTTGCTAAATGGATTAAATTCAATCAGGAAGAATCTCAGAAGAAACTGGCTGATTTTGAATCATTGAGTGCCATATTTACCAGGCAGCTGAAAGAAGGTGCCAGGCCTGTAGCATCAGGAAGAAATATAATCGTGAGTCCAGCGGATGGTGTTTTGACGGCTTCAGGAAAAATGATGGGTGATGATGCTGTATTTCAAGTAAAGGGTTCGTCTTATTCACTCAAGGAGCTGATCGGGAAAGAGGAACTTTTGAGAGCCTTTACTCATGGAAGTTTTGCAGTGATCTATCTCGCTCCACATAACTATCACAGAGTCCATGCGCCTGTAAGTGGCGATCGACTTCGTAGTTATGCTCTTGGATGTCGTTCTGAGCCAGTAAACCGCTGGGGATTAACTTATGGAAGAAACCCATTGTCGGGGAACTATCGATTAATCACGGAAGTTGCAACCGACTTCGGACAAAGTGCTGTGATCAAAGTTGGCGCAGTCAATGTAAACAGCATTCAATTAACAGCTTTTGACCGATTGATCGAGAAAGGTGACGAAATGGGCTTTTTTTCATTCGGTTCCACCGTGATTCTGCTTTTCGAATCGCAATATATTGACTGGATTGAACAAGGAGAAGATCTGAATATTCCAGTACTGACAGGTGAACGAATAGGTCAAGTGATGGGAGAGTGA